The Gemmatimonadota bacterium genome has a segment encoding these proteins:
- a CDS encoding phosphatidate cytidylyltransferase, protein MDANLVKRIAFAAVAIPVAVGLVWLGGWPLAALVALIGALGTRELFDIAAKQGVQAFRTTGMAAAAVGPLLVYHAVVDAPGRALLDANWVFLAAGFLLLLLILALQQRAPTEHPLAAVAVTTFAVCYAGLLPAFLLGIRHGTWPMRSWAGTALVFFPLVVTWVCDTAAMFGGRAFGGPKLAPTISPGKTRSGGIAGVVGGVLIAPVFALWLLPKAGIEVAVLPAVAMAAALSVIGQLGDLAESLFKREAGVKDSSALIPGHGGVLDRFDSLYVILPTTALCYRLMGLL, encoded by the coding sequence ATGGACGCCAATCTCGTCAAACGTATCGCCTTTGCCGCCGTCGCCATCCCGGTGGCCGTCGGCCTCGTCTGGCTCGGCGGCTGGCCGCTTGCCGCGCTCGTGGCGCTGATCGGCGCGCTGGGGACGCGGGAGCTCTTCGACATCGCCGCGAAGCAGGGCGTGCAGGCCTTCCGGACGACCGGCATGGCCGCGGCCGCGGTCGGGCCGCTGCTGGTGTACCATGCCGTCGTCGATGCGCCAGGGCGTGCGCTGCTCGATGCCAACTGGGTCTTCCTTGCGGCGGGCTTCCTCCTCCTGCTCCTGATTCTTGCGCTGCAGCAGCGCGCGCCGACGGAGCATCCCCTGGCCGCCGTGGCTGTCACCACCTTCGCGGTGTGCTACGCCGGACTGCTGCCCGCCTTTCTGCTCGGCATTCGTCACGGCACGTGGCCGATGCGGTCGTGGGCCGGCACGGCACTGGTCTTCTTCCCGCTCGTCGTCACCTGGGTCTGCGACACCGCGGCGATGTTCGGCGGACGCGCCTTTGGCGGACCGAAGCTCGCGCCGACAATTTCGCCGGGGAAGACCCGGTCGGGCGGGATCGCGGGTGTGGTGGGCGGGGTACTGATCGCGCCGGTGTTCGCACTATGGCTGCTGCCGAAGGCCGGCATCGAGGTCGCGGTCCTGCCGGCGGTCGCCATGGCCGCCGCGCTGTCGGTGATCGGCCAACTGGGCGACCTGGCCGAGTCGCTCTTCAAGCGCGAAGCCGGCGTGAAGGACTCCTCGGCGCTGATTCCCGGGCACGGTGGCGTGCTCGATCGCTTTGACTCCCTCTACGTGATCCTTCCGACGACCGCCCTCTGCTATCGCCTGATGGGTCTGCTATGA